The proteins below are encoded in one region of Amycolatopsis acidiphila:
- a CDS encoding oxidoreductase: MGLFSSLRRKRRSGTARGASGRDTRHLEEWAAARRGVEAYVEPRTTVTETTVVLVAHDGEWTRRRIGSLDAAQHFGRKRGIPVYEVAKVGYPKRMREYTQRQKRAEG; the protein is encoded by the coding sequence GTGGGCCTGTTCAGCTCGCTGCGCAGGAAACGCAGGTCCGGCACGGCGCGCGGGGCCAGCGGGCGTGACACGCGGCACCTCGAGGAGTGGGCCGCCGCCAGGCGGGGCGTCGAGGCCTATGTGGAGCCCCGCACGACGGTGACGGAGACCACGGTCGTGCTCGTCGCACACGACGGCGAATGGACCCGGCGCCGGATCGGGAGCCTGGACGCGGCGCAGCACTTCGGCCGCAAGCGCGGGATCCCGGTGTACGAGGTCGCGAAGGTCGGTTACCCCAAGCGCATGCGCGAGTACACGCAGCGGCAGAAGCGCGCCGAGGGCTGA
- the lpdA gene encoding dihydrolipoyl dehydrogenase: protein MTDAGADLVILGGGSGGYAAAFRAAELGLSVTLIEKDKLGGTCLHRGCIPTKALLHAAEVADSAREGEQFGVKTTLEGIDIAGVNKYKDQIISRLYKGLQGLAKAHKVNLVEGTGSYVSGTTVEVDGQRHTGKNLLLATGSYSRTLPGLELGGRIIASEDALSLDYIPEKVVVLGGGVIGVEFASVWASFGVDVTIVEALPRLVPNEDEFASKQLERAFRRRKITFKTGVKFTGAKQDDNGISVSLETGETIEADLLLVAVGRGPNTAGHGYEEAGVRMERGFVLTDDRLRTNVPNVYAVGDIVPGLQLAHRGFAQGIFVAEEIAGLEPRVIDESGIPRVTYSHPEVASVGLTEAAAKDKYGSGVTTFTYDLAGNGKSQILKTAGAVKLVKAPDGPVVGLHLVGDRVGELIGEAQLIYNWEAFPEDVAPLIHAHPTQTEALGEAHLALAGKPLHVHS from the coding sequence GTGACCGACGCTGGCGCCGACCTGGTGATCCTCGGTGGCGGATCAGGCGGCTACGCCGCGGCCTTCCGGGCCGCAGAGCTGGGCCTGTCCGTGACACTGATCGAGAAGGACAAGCTGGGTGGGACCTGCCTGCATCGCGGCTGCATCCCGACCAAGGCCCTCCTGCACGCCGCGGAGGTCGCCGACTCCGCGCGCGAGGGCGAGCAGTTCGGGGTGAAGACGACCCTCGAGGGCATCGACATCGCGGGCGTCAACAAGTACAAGGACCAGATCATCTCGCGGCTCTACAAGGGGCTGCAGGGGCTGGCCAAGGCCCACAAGGTCAACCTGGTCGAGGGCACCGGCAGCTACGTGAGCGGCACCACCGTCGAGGTCGACGGGCAGCGCCACACCGGCAAGAACCTGCTGCTCGCCACCGGTTCGTACTCCAGGACGCTGCCGGGGCTGGAGCTGGGCGGGCGCATCATCGCCAGCGAGGACGCACTGTCGCTGGACTACATCCCCGAGAAGGTCGTCGTGCTCGGCGGCGGCGTGATCGGCGTCGAGTTCGCCAGCGTGTGGGCCTCCTTCGGGGTCGACGTGACGATCGTGGAAGCGCTGCCGCGGCTGGTCCCGAACGAGGACGAGTTCGCCTCCAAGCAGCTCGAGCGCGCCTTCCGCCGCCGCAAGATCACCTTCAAGACCGGGGTGAAGTTCACCGGCGCGAAGCAGGACGACAACGGGATCAGCGTCTCGCTGGAGACCGGCGAGACCATCGAGGCCGACCTGCTGCTGGTCGCCGTCGGCCGCGGCCCGAACACCGCGGGCCACGGCTACGAGGAGGCCGGCGTCAGGATGGAGCGCGGCTTCGTGCTCACCGACGACCGCCTGCGCACCAACGTGCCGAACGTCTACGCCGTCGGTGACATCGTGCCGGGCCTGCAGCTCGCGCACCGCGGCTTCGCCCAGGGCATCTTCGTCGCCGAGGAGATCGCCGGCCTCGAGCCGCGAGTGATCGACGAGTCGGGCATCCCGCGGGTCACCTACTCCCACCCCGAGGTCGCCTCCGTGGGGCTGACCGAGGCGGCGGCGAAGGACAAGTACGGCTCCGGGGTCACCACGTTCACCTACGACCTCGCCGGCAACGGCAAGAGCCAGATCCTCAAGACCGCCGGCGCGGTGAAGCTGGTCAAGGCGCCGGACGGGCCGGTCGTCGGCCTGCACCTGGTGGGCGACCGCGTGGGCGAGCTCATCGGCGAGGCCCAGCTGATCTACAACTGGGAGGCGTTCCCGGAGGACGTGGCACCGCTGATCCACGCACACCCGACCCAGACCGAGGCCCTCGGCGAAGCACACCTTGCCCTGGCGGGCAAGCCCCTGCACGTGCACAGCTGA
- the sucB gene encoding 2-oxoglutarate dehydrogenase, E2 component, dihydrolipoamide succinyltransferase, with the protein MAYSVTLPELGESVTEGTVTRWLKQEGDSVAVDEPLLEISTDKVDTEVPSPVAGTLQRIVAKEDETVEVGGELAVIDDGSGGGAASAPAQEKSQAQPEPEPEPQAPAAQESAPAPAAQPAPSGSTDGTPVTLPELGESVTEGTVTRWLKQVGDAVAVDEPLLEISTDKVDTEVPSPVAGTLLEISVNEDETVEVGGQLAVIGDASAAPAQQQEQPKQPEPEQRRAPEPEAPKPAPEPKPEPKPEPTPQPAAQQAPAPQAPAQQAPAAKPAAEPQDNGSGPYVTPLVRKLATEHGIDLSSLTGSGVGGRIRKQDVLAAAEAKQQQAAPAPAAASAPAPAAQRPSAPAAASPDLSALRGTVQKASRIRQVIAQRTRESLQTSAQLTQVFEVDVTKIARLRQQAKASFAEREGVKLTFLPFFAKATVEALKQHPNVNAYLNEDTKEITYFGEEHLAVAVDTEKGLISPVIHNAGELNLAGLARGIADLAARTRANKVKPDELSGGTFTVTNLGSNGALFDTPIINQPQSGILGVGAVVKRPVVATDAEGQDTIAIRSMAYLALTYDHRLIDGADAGRFLTTIKHRLEEGHFEDELGL; encoded by the coding sequence ATGGCCTACTCCGTCACATTGCCGGAGCTCGGGGAGAGCGTCACGGAGGGCACCGTCACCCGGTGGCTGAAGCAGGAGGGTGACAGCGTCGCGGTCGACGAGCCGCTACTGGAGATCTCGACCGACAAGGTCGACACCGAGGTACCGTCGCCGGTCGCCGGCACGCTGCAGCGGATCGTCGCCAAGGAGGACGAGACCGTCGAGGTCGGCGGCGAGCTCGCCGTGATCGACGACGGTTCCGGCGGTGGCGCCGCGAGCGCCCCGGCCCAGGAGAAGAGCCAGGCGCAGCCCGAGCCCGAGCCGGAGCCGCAGGCCCCCGCCGCACAGGAGTCCGCGCCGGCGCCCGCCGCGCAGCCCGCGCCGAGCGGTTCGACCGACGGCACCCCGGTGACGCTGCCCGAGCTGGGCGAGAGCGTCACGGAGGGCACCGTCACCCGCTGGCTCAAGCAGGTCGGTGACGCGGTGGCGGTCGACGAGCCGCTGCTGGAGATCTCGACCGACAAGGTCGACACCGAGGTTCCCTCGCCGGTCGCCGGCACGCTGCTCGAGATCAGCGTGAACGAGGACGAGACCGTCGAGGTCGGCGGCCAACTCGCCGTCATCGGCGACGCCTCGGCCGCGCCCGCGCAGCAGCAGGAGCAGCCGAAGCAGCCCGAGCCCGAGCAGCGGCGGGCCCCGGAGCCGGAGGCGCCGAAGCCCGCGCCGGAACCGAAGCCGGAGCCCAAGCCCGAGCCCACCCCGCAGCCGGCCGCCCAGCAGGCCCCGGCCCCGCAGGCGCCCGCTCAGCAGGCACCGGCGGCCAAGCCCGCGGCCGAGCCGCAGGACAACGGCAGCGGCCCGTACGTCACGCCGCTGGTCCGCAAGCTCGCCACCGAGCACGGCATCGACCTGTCGAGCCTGACCGGCAGCGGGGTCGGTGGCCGGATCCGCAAGCAGGACGTGCTGGCGGCGGCCGAGGCGAAGCAGCAGCAGGCCGCGCCCGCCCCGGCGGCCGCGAGCGCCCCGGCTCCCGCGGCACAGCGCCCGAGCGCGCCGGCCGCCGCCTCGCCGGACCTCTCGGCGCTGCGTGGCACGGTGCAGAAGGCGAGCCGGATCCGGCAGGTCATCGCCCAGCGCACCCGCGAGTCGCTGCAGACCTCCGCACAGCTCACCCAGGTGTTCGAGGTCGACGTGACCAAGATCGCCCGGCTGCGCCAGCAGGCGAAGGCGAGCTTCGCCGAGCGCGAGGGCGTCAAGCTGACGTTCCTGCCGTTCTTCGCGAAGGCGACGGTCGAAGCGCTCAAGCAGCACCCGAACGTCAACGCCTACCTCAACGAGGACACCAAGGAGATCACCTACTTCGGCGAGGAGCACCTCGCGGTCGCGGTCGACACCGAGAAGGGCCTGATCTCCCCGGTCATCCACAACGCGGGTGAGCTGAACCTGGCCGGCCTCGCCAGGGGCATCGCCGACCTCGCGGCCCGCACCCGGGCCAACAAGGTCAAGCCGGACGAGCTGTCGGGCGGCACCTTCACGGTGACCAACCTCGGCAGCAACGGCGCGCTGTTCGACACGCCGATCATCAACCAGCCGCAGTCCGGGATCCTGGGCGTCGGCGCGGTGGTGAAGCGGCCGGTCGTGGCGACCGACGCCGAGGGCCAGGACACGATCGCCATCCGGTCGATGGCCTACCTGGCGCTGACCTACGACCACCGCCTCATCGACGGTGCCGACGCGGGCCGGTTCCTCACCACGATCAAGCACCGCCTCGAGGAAGGCCACTTCGAGGACGAGCTGGGTCTCTGA
- a CDS encoding TIGR01777 family oxidoreductase, whose protein sequence is MRVLVAGSRGLIGNALVEALHEAGHEVRRLVRGNGEYSWDPPAGRIDDTALKGVDAVVNLCGASLVTRWSAARKQMIADSRIEPTEVLAEAVAEQRVPTLINASAVGFYGDRGADVLDETAPRGDGFLAHLCEAWEAATAPAKRAGARVAHLRTGLVLSRRGGLLGPLKPLFRLGLGGRLGDGRQYMPWISERDEVGAIRFLLEHETLAGPVNLAGPEPVTNAEFTRAFGRVVRRPAPWWVPGAALELALGEAADEMALVSQRAVPAVLQEAGYTFAHSTVDTALAAAR, encoded by the coding sequence ATGCGCGTCCTGGTCGCGGGTTCCCGCGGGCTCATCGGCAATGCCCTGGTCGAAGCCCTGCACGAGGCAGGGCACGAGGTGCGCCGGCTCGTGCGCGGCAACGGCGAGTACAGCTGGGACCCGCCGGCGGGCCGGATCGACGACACCGCGCTCAAGGGCGTCGACGCCGTCGTGAACCTCTGTGGCGCCTCGCTCGTCACGCGGTGGAGCGCGGCCCGCAAGCAGATGATCGCGGACAGCCGGATCGAGCCGACCGAGGTGCTCGCCGAGGCGGTCGCCGAGCAACGAGTCCCGACCCTGATCAACGCCTCGGCCGTGGGCTTCTACGGCGACCGGGGCGCCGACGTCCTCGACGAGACCGCGCCGCGCGGCGACGGGTTCCTGGCACATCTGTGCGAGGCGTGGGAAGCGGCCACCGCCCCGGCGAAGCGCGCCGGGGCCCGCGTCGCGCACCTGCGGACCGGGCTCGTGCTCAGCCGCCGCGGCGGCCTCCTCGGACCGTTGAAGCCGCTGTTCCGGCTCGGCCTCGGCGGACGGCTCGGGGACGGCAGGCAGTACATGCCGTGGATCAGCGAGCGCGACGAGGTCGGGGCCATCCGCTTCCTGCTCGAACACGAGACGCTCGCCGGCCCGGTCAACCTGGCCGGCCCGGAGCCGGTGACCAACGCCGAGTTCACCAGGGCGTTCGGGCGCGTCGTGCGCAGGCCGGCGCCGTGGTGGGTGCCGGGTGCCGCGCTGGAGCTCGCCCTCGGCGAGGCCGCCGACGAGATGGCCCTGGTGTCACAGCGCGCGGTGCCGGCTGTGCTGCAGGAGGCGGGTTACACGTTCGCACACTCCACAGTGGACACCGCGCTGGCGGCCGCGCGTTGA
- a CDS encoding phosphatase PAP2 family protein — MIRGLATGLVFLALFIALGLAVAKHPLAIDLAVTGAFEGLWRGTLGSVTNVVSDLLGMVVPAAVMIGVLVGAILTWYRRLRREAWIALRVLLVYGVARLTSWVAKPIFLRARPRAYAEFSYPSGHVVSIASAGLAVVLLCRWLAPTLTRWAALAFGLATVVVALTRLLLGVHWLSDTVGAVLGVLGTGLLAAAVLRLLPGPVSARPPAA, encoded by the coding sequence TTGATCCGCGGGCTCGCGACCGGCCTCGTGTTCCTGGCCCTGTTCATCGCTCTCGGCCTCGCCGTCGCGAAGCATCCCCTGGCGATCGACCTGGCAGTGACCGGGGCGTTCGAGGGACTGTGGCGGGGCACGCTCGGCAGCGTGACGAACGTCGTGAGCGACCTGCTCGGCATGGTGGTGCCCGCCGCCGTGATGATCGGCGTGCTCGTCGGCGCGATTCTCACCTGGTACCGCCGTTTGCGCCGGGAGGCGTGGATCGCCCTGCGGGTGCTGCTCGTCTACGGGGTGGCGCGGTTGACCAGCTGGGTCGCGAAGCCGATCTTCCTGCGCGCCCGGCCGCGCGCCTACGCCGAGTTCAGCTACCCCAGCGGGCACGTCGTCTCGATCGCGAGCGCCGGGCTCGCCGTGGTGCTGCTGTGCCGCTGGCTCGCCCCCACGCTGACGCGCTGGGCGGCGCTCGCGTTCGGGCTGGCCACGGTGGTGGTCGCGCTGACCCGGCTGCTGCTCGGCGTGCACTGGCTGTCCGACACCGTGGGCGCGGTGCTCGGCGTGCTCGGCACCGGACTGCTCGCAGCGGCTGTGCTGAGGCTCCTACCGGGACCGGTGTCTGCGCGCCCGCCCGCGGCGTAG
- the lipB gene encoding lipoyl(octanoyl) transferase LipB — translation MSVSSCRAVGEPVDVRPIGTIDYLEAWELQRAYVTARADGAGPDTMLLLEHPSVYTAGKRTEPGDRPADGTPVIDVDRGGKITWHGPGQLVGYPIVKLGDPIDVVHYVRRLEEALIKVCDQFGVHTGRVEGRSGVWVPADERGPERKIAAIGIRVQRGVTMHGFELNCNADLSAFDKIVPCGIRDAGVTSLSFELEREVTVAEALPLARDAVLAALDGELPVSEDRWLARPSAPTAPGVTFALQS, via the coding sequence GTGAGCGTTTCCTCTTGCCGTGCCGTCGGCGAGCCGGTCGATGTCCGGCCGATCGGCACCATCGACTACCTCGAAGCCTGGGAGCTGCAGCGGGCGTACGTGACCGCCCGTGCCGACGGCGCCGGACCCGACACGATGCTGCTGCTGGAGCATCCCTCGGTGTACACGGCGGGCAAGCGGACCGAGCCGGGCGACCGGCCCGCCGACGGCACCCCGGTCATCGACGTCGACCGCGGCGGCAAGATCACCTGGCACGGACCGGGTCAGCTCGTGGGCTACCCGATCGTCAAGCTCGGCGACCCCATTGACGTCGTGCACTACGTGCGGCGGCTGGAGGAGGCGCTGATCAAGGTGTGCGACCAGTTCGGCGTGCACACCGGCCGGGTCGAGGGCCGCAGCGGGGTGTGGGTGCCCGCGGACGAACGCGGGCCCGAGCGCAAGATCGCCGCGATCGGCATCCGGGTGCAGCGTGGCGTCACCATGCACGGCTTCGAGCTGAACTGCAACGCCGACCTGAGCGCGTTCGACAAGATCGTGCCGTGCGGCATCCGGGACGCGGGCGTGACCTCGCTGTCGTTCGAGCTGGAGCGCGAAGTCACGGTCGCCGAGGCGCTGCCGCTGGCGCGGGACGCCGTGCTGGCCGCCCTCGACGGCGAACTGCCCGTCAGCGAGGACCGCTGGCTGGCGCGCCCGTCGGCGCCCACCGCGCCCGGCGTCACCTTCGCCCTGCAGTCCTGA
- a CDS encoding LLM class F420-dependent oxidoreductase, translating into MDLRIFTEPQQGASYDDLLRVAKKTEDAGFDAFFRSDHFLKMGGVSGLPGPTDAWVTLGGLARETSRIRLGTLVTAATFRHPSVLAISVAQVDQMSGGRVDFGFGAGWYEAEHTAYGIELPPLKERFDRYTEQLEIITGLWETREGDTFSFAGEHYQLEDSPALPKPAQSPRPPVIIGGGGKKRTPALAARFADEFNAAFTDAATAAAQFDRVEDAAREIGRDPKEITRSSAKTVCVGADDAEVARRAAAIGREVDELRQNGLAGTPAEVVDAIGRFREETGITRLYLQLLDLSDLDHIDLIASAIMPQLD; encoded by the coding sequence GTGGACTTACGGATCTTCACCGAGCCCCAGCAGGGGGCCAGCTACGACGACCTGTTGCGCGTCGCCAAGAAGACGGAGGACGCTGGCTTCGACGCGTTCTTCCGTTCCGACCATTTCCTGAAGATGGGCGGGGTGTCCGGGCTGCCCGGCCCGACCGACGCCTGGGTCACCCTCGGTGGCCTCGCCCGCGAGACCTCCCGCATCCGCCTCGGCACCCTGGTCACCGCGGCCACCTTCCGGCACCCGTCGGTGCTCGCGATCTCGGTCGCGCAGGTGGACCAGATGTCCGGCGGCCGGGTCGACTTCGGCTTCGGTGCCGGCTGGTACGAGGCCGAACACACCGCCTACGGCATCGAGCTGCCCCCACTGAAGGAGCGCTTCGACCGCTACACCGAGCAGCTGGAGATCATCACCGGCCTGTGGGAGACCCGCGAGGGCGACACCTTCAGCTTCGCCGGCGAGCACTACCAGCTGGAGGACTCGCCCGCGCTGCCGAAGCCCGCGCAGTCGCCCCGGCCACCGGTGATCATCGGCGGCGGTGGCAAGAAGCGCACCCCGGCGCTCGCCGCCCGCTTCGCCGACGAGTTCAACGCGGCCTTCACCGACGCCGCGACGGCCGCCGCCCAGTTCGACCGCGTCGAAGACGCCGCGCGCGAGATCGGCCGCGACCCCAAGGAGATCACCCGGTCGAGCGCGAAGACCGTCTGTGTCGGCGCGGACGACGCCGAGGTGGCGCGCCGGGCCGCGGCGATCGGCCGTGAGGTCGACGAGCTCAGGCAGAACGGCCTGGCCGGCACCCCCGCCGAGGTGGTCGACGCGATCGGCCGGTTCCGCGAGGAAACCGGCATCACCCGGCTCTACCTGCAGCTGCTGGACCTGTCGGACCTCGACCACATCGACCTGATCGCGTCGGCGATCATGCCGCAGCTGGACTGA
- a CDS encoding TetR/AcrR family transcriptional regulator: protein MRSRRLDYSESTRSALVDSAVELFTERGYAGTSLDEVAKRARVTKGALYHHFSGKQALFEAAFAQVESGVFGRLEEIMQGPGAPWERALGGLREFISSCLDPSYQRIAIHEAPVVMGWERWREAEDRASFGLIRSSLEDLIEAGELDSVPVEITARLLFGALSSAATEIASSPDPEKVGAQVESVIVQLLTRVRRTG, encoded by the coding sequence ATGCGGTCCAGACGACTCGACTACTCGGAGTCCACGCGATCCGCCCTGGTGGACAGCGCGGTCGAGCTGTTCACCGAACGCGGGTACGCCGGTACTTCACTGGACGAGGTCGCCAAGCGGGCTCGGGTTACCAAAGGCGCGCTGTACCACCATTTCAGCGGTAAGCAGGCCCTTTTCGAAGCGGCGTTCGCGCAGGTGGAAAGCGGCGTTTTCGGCAGGCTGGAAGAGATCATGCAAGGCCCCGGCGCGCCGTGGGAGCGCGCGCTGGGCGGGCTGCGCGAGTTCATCTCCAGCTGTCTCGACCCGTCGTACCAGCGGATCGCCATTCACGAGGCGCCGGTCGTGATGGGCTGGGAGCGGTGGCGTGAGGCCGAGGACAGGGCGAGCTTCGGGCTGATCCGCTCGAGTCTCGAGGACCTCATCGAAGCGGGCGAGCTGGACAGCGTGCCCGTGGAGATCACCGCCCGGCTCCTGTTCGGCGCGTTGTCTTCCGCCGCAACGGAAATCGCGAGCTCCCCGGACCCGGAAAAGGTCGGTGCCCAGGTCGAGTCGGTGATCGTCCAGCTGCTCACCCGGGTCCGTCGTACTGGCTAG